From the Thermovirga lienii DSM 17291 genome, one window contains:
- a CDS encoding sodium:dicarboxylate symporter (PFAM: Sodium:dicarboxylate symporter family~COGs: COG1301 Na+/H+-dicarboxylate symporter~InterPro IPR001991: IPR018107~KEGG: aco:Amico_0277 sodium:dicarboxylate symporter~PFAM: sodium:dicarboxylate symporter~SPTR: Sodium:dicarboxylate symporter), translated as MSEKSGGLFSWYFNTNLLLRILIGLVLGGIVGLVAGESILWVAPFGSLFVRLLKMIVMPVILTTLVVGAASISPAELGKVGIKIVIYYLVTSAFAVAVGLLMGNVFKPGLGLDLSNIGEAAGKAIQKPSLVDTLLNIIPTNPFSALSGGAVLPTIFFAIIFGIGISYLKISKEERLKKAGDILFNVFDGAAEVMYLIVRWVLQYAPIGVFALIAVVFAKQGPKVVGPLGTVTLACFLGYILHTVVVYGGLLTLSGLNFFKFLSGAKEAMITAFVTRSSSGTLPVTMKCAEENLGVSKQVYSFTLPLGATINMDGTAIYQGVCVLFIAFAVGMPLDLTQQLTVILTAVLASIGTAGVPGAGAIMLLMVLQSVGLSMDEGSAVAAAYAMILGIDAILDMGRTCINVTGDLTGTTIVAKTEKLLNMSKWGK; from the coding sequence GTGAGTGAAAAAAGCGGCGGTTTGTTTAGTTGGTACTTCAACACCAATCTTCTTTTGCGAATCTTAATAGGCTTGGTCTTGGGAGGGATAGTTGGTTTGGTAGCCGGGGAGTCCATTTTATGGGTGGCCCCCTTCGGTAGTCTCTTCGTGCGTCTGCTCAAGATGATAGTCATGCCGGTGATATTGACTACGTTGGTTGTTGGTGCAGCAAGCATAAGCCCTGCGGAATTAGGCAAAGTGGGTATCAAGATAGTCATCTATTATCTTGTTACATCTGCCTTCGCGGTTGCTGTAGGGCTTCTCATGGGGAACGTCTTCAAGCCTGGATTGGGCCTTGATTTGAGCAACATAGGAGAAGCTGCCGGCAAGGCCATACAGAAACCTTCCTTGGTGGACACTTTACTGAACATCATACCCACAAACCCATTCAGCGCCCTCTCTGGAGGAGCTGTTCTTCCCACCATATTCTTTGCCATAATATTTGGTATAGGTATTAGCTATCTTAAGATAAGCAAAGAAGAGAGGCTCAAAAAGGCAGGAGATATACTGTTCAATGTCTTCGACGGAGCAGCTGAGGTTATGTACCTGATCGTACGATGGGTGCTCCAATACGCCCCAATAGGTGTCTTTGCTCTGATTGCTGTGGTTTTTGCAAAGCAGGGGCCGAAGGTGGTAGGACCCCTTGGAACCGTCACATTGGCTTGTTTCTTGGGTTACATACTTCACACTGTGGTGGTCTATGGAGGTTTGTTGACCCTTTCAGGACTCAACTTCTTCAAGTTCTTGAGTGGAGCAAAGGAAGCAATGATAACGGCTTTCGTGACCAGAAGCAGCAGTGGTACTTTGCCGGTGACCATGAAGTGCGCTGAGGAGAATTTGGGCGTATCGAAGCAGGTCTATTCCTTTACCCTTCCTCTTGGTGCTACCATAAACATGGACGGTACAGCCATATATCAGGGAGTATGTGTTCTCTTCATAGCCTTCGCAGTGGGTATGCCCCTAGACCTGACTCAGCAGCTTACTGTGATCCTTACGGCAGTTTTGGCTTCCATAGGTACTGCGGGAGTTCCTGGTGCCGGAGCGATAATGCTTTTGATGGTTCTGCAATCTGTGGGGCTTTCCATGGATGAAGGATCCGCCGTGGCAGCGGCATATGCCATGATACTCGGTATTGATGCTATCTTGGATATGGGAAGAACTTGCATAAACGTGACAGGAGACCTCACCGGTACTACCATAGTGGCTAAGACGGAAAAGTTGTTAAACATGAGCAAATGGGGTAAATGA
- a CDS encoding two component transcriptional regulator, LuxR family (PFAM: Response regulator receiver domain; Bacterial regulatory proteins, luxR family~COGs: COG2197 Response regulator containing a CheY-like receiver domain and an HTH DNA-binding domain~InterPro IPR001789: IPR000792~KEGG: fjo:Fjoh_4735 two component LuxR family transcriptional regulator~PFAM: response regulator receiver; regulatory protein LuxR~SMART: response regulator receiver; regulatory protein LuxR~SPTR: DNA-binding response regulator) — MIKVMICEDIKEVREGLKFLLEMDEEIEVVSTTGKAEELFSSIEQYGPPDVVLMDIGLEGMSGLEATSLLVEKYPKVKVLILTIFEEEEKILKAIENGASGYILKNSRPEELVLQIKAVHAGGAPVSPSVAKVLLKELRKGSTTSCNEYRLTSREKEIMKALMEGLTYREIAQKFNIASSTVKKHILHIYRKMEVSNKVEFMKKAMVLNLDE; from the coding sequence ATGATAAAGGTCATGATATGTGAGGACATAAAGGAGGTAAGGGAGGGGCTTAAGTTCCTCCTCGAGATGGATGAAGAGATAGAAGTGGTGTCCACCACAGGAAAGGCCGAAGAGCTTTTTTCTTCCATAGAGCAATATGGTCCCCCCGATGTGGTCTTGATGGATATCGGCCTGGAGGGGATGTCAGGTTTGGAAGCCACGTCCCTGCTCGTTGAGAAGTATCCTAAGGTAAAGGTTCTAATTCTCACCATATTTGAGGAGGAAGAGAAGATATTGAAAGCCATAGAAAACGGGGCCTCAGGCTACATTCTGAAGAACAGCCGGCCGGAAGAGCTTGTATTGCAGATAAAAGCGGTCCATGCAGGAGGCGCTCCGGTAAGCCCCTCGGTGGCGAAGGTGCTCCTTAAAGAGCTAAGAAAGGGGAGCACAACTTCGTGTAACGAATATCGTTTAACGAGCAGAGAGAAAGAGATAATGAAGGCTCTAATGGAAGGTTTGACCTACAGGGAGATAGCTCAAAAGTTCAATATTGCATCCTCGACAGTCAAAAAGCATATTTTGCACATATACAGGAAAATGGAGGTCTCAAACAAGGTTGAGTTCATGAAAAAAGCCATGGTCCTGAATTTGGACGAATAA